From a single Mycolicibacterium mengxianglii genomic region:
- the zomB gene encoding flagellar motor control protein ZomB yields the protein MPRPSSTDPSARPARISLWVGVVVVAALFGWGAWQRRWIADDGLIVLRTVRNLLAGNGPVFNAGERVEANTSTLWTYLTYVGALVSGPVRLEYVVLVLALVLSVAGVVLVMLGTARLYAISLQGRRALLLPAGVLVYIAIPPARDFATSGLENGLVLSYLGLLWWMLVCWAQAPRTAAARGSAAGDAAGPRFTAALSFVAGLSVLVRPELALIGGAALVLMLVAARSWRTRLLIVLAGGLLPVGYQIFRMGYYALIVPGTAVAKDASGAKWSQGWVYLTNFNQPYLLWIPALLLVALGAVLLVGRTRTSGVRGDTPRGYGRLARTVQSPTAIVIFFLVSGLLQGIYWVRQGGDFMHGRVLLAPVFCVLAPVSVIPLLLPEPSASQQSLSTRRSTVSREAGYALAGVTAVLWVAVIGWSLWAANSPGMGKDATRVTYTGIVDERRFYAQATGKAHPLTAADYLDYPRMRSMLVAIENTPDGALLLPAGNYDVWDVVPAYPPPPGMTEAEARARIGPHTVFFTNMGMTSMNVGLDVRVIDQIGLANPLAAHTQRLEDGRIGHDKNLYPDWAIAEGPFLKDKDWIPSYVDERWIKQAEAALKCPATEAVLASVRDPLGPRKFLSNLVHAYQYTQYRIDRVPAYELLRCGLDEPDLGVTPYTGLPASGP from the coding sequence GTGCCGCGGCCGTCCTCAACTGATCCGAGCGCGCGCCCGGCGCGGATCAGCCTGTGGGTGGGCGTCGTCGTGGTGGCCGCGCTGTTCGGATGGGGAGCCTGGCAGCGGCGGTGGATTGCCGACGACGGCCTCATCGTGCTGCGGACCGTGCGCAACCTGCTGGCGGGCAACGGCCCGGTCTTCAATGCGGGCGAACGCGTTGAGGCCAACACCTCCACGTTGTGGACCTACCTGACGTACGTCGGCGCGTTGGTCAGCGGGCCGGTGCGGCTCGAATATGTTGTGCTCGTCCTGGCACTCGTGCTCAGCGTGGCCGGCGTGGTCCTGGTGATGCTCGGCACCGCGCGGCTGTACGCGATCAGCCTGCAGGGCCGGCGGGCGCTGCTGCTGCCTGCTGGAGTGCTGGTGTACATCGCGATCCCGCCGGCGCGGGACTTCGCCACTTCCGGTCTGGAGAACGGCCTGGTCCTGAGCTACCTGGGTCTGCTCTGGTGGATGCTGGTCTGCTGGGCCCAGGCGCCCCGCACCGCGGCAGCGCGGGGGAGCGCGGCCGGGGATGCCGCCGGGCCGCGGTTCACCGCGGCGCTGTCCTTCGTCGCGGGGCTGTCGGTGCTAGTCCGCCCGGAACTCGCCCTGATCGGCGGGGCGGCGCTGGTACTGATGCTCGTCGCCGCGCGGAGCTGGCGTACCCGGCTGCTGATCGTGCTCGCGGGCGGCCTGCTGCCGGTGGGCTACCAGATCTTCCGGATGGGCTATTACGCGCTGATCGTGCCGGGCACCGCCGTGGCCAAGGACGCCTCGGGCGCCAAGTGGTCGCAGGGGTGGGTCTATCTGACCAATTTCAATCAGCCCTACCTGCTGTGGATTCCGGCTCTTCTTCTGGTGGCACTCGGCGCGGTCCTCCTGGTCGGCAGGACGCGGACGTCCGGGGTCCGTGGTGACACCCCCCGCGGCTACGGACGGCTTGCCCGGACGGTGCAGAGCCCCACCGCGATCGTAATTTTCTTCCTCGTCAGTGGCCTGCTCCAAGGCATTTACTGGGTCCGGCAGGGCGGTGACTTCATGCATGGCCGGGTTTTGCTGGCACCGGTGTTCTGTGTACTCGCCCCGGTCTCGGTCATCCCGCTGCTCCTCCCCGAACCCTCAGCGTCGCAGCAGTCACTTTCGACGCGGAGATCCACCGTGTCCCGCGAGGCGGGTTACGCGCTGGCCGGCGTCACCGCCGTGCTGTGGGTGGCCGTGATCGGCTGGTCGCTGTGGGCCGCGAACTCGCCCGGCATGGGTAAGGACGCCACCCGCGTCACCTACACCGGCATCGTCGACGAACGCCGTTTCTACGCCCAGGCCACCGGTAAGGCGCACCCGCTGACCGCGGCGGACTACCTCGATTACCCGCGGATGAGGTCGATGCTCGTCGCCATCGAGAACACGCCGGACGGGGCGCTGCTACTGCCCGCGGGCAACTACGACGTGTGGGATGTCGTGCCCGCGTATCCGCCCCCACCGGGGATGACCGAGGCCGAGGCGCGGGCCCGAATCGGCCCGCACACAGTGTTTTTCACCAACATGGGCATGACGTCGATGAACGTCGGACTCGACGTGCGGGTCATCGATCAGATCGGTCTGGCGAACCCGCTGGCGGCTCACACCCAACGGCTCGAAGACGGTCGGATCGGCCACGACAAGAACCTCTACCCGGACTGGGCGATCGCCGAGGGCCCGTTCCTCAAGGACAAGGACTGGATCCCCAGCTACGTCGATGAGAGGTGGATCAAGCAGGCCGAGGCGGCGCTGAAGTGCCCGGCGACCGAGGCCGTGCTGGCGTCGGTCCGGGACCCGCTGGGGCCGCGCAAGTTCCTGTCGAACCTGGTTCATGCGTACCAGTACACCCAGTATCGGATCGACCGCGTGCCCGCGTACGAGCTGCTGCGCTGCGGGCTGGATGAGCCCGATCTGGGTGTCACCCCTTACACTGGCTTACCGGCATCGGGGCCGTAG
- a CDS encoding decaprenyl-phosphate phosphoribosyltransferase, with the protein MSEEAAPVAGPPKNLASGIVKAVRPRQWVKNLLVLAAPLAALGGDVRYDYLEVLTRVGIAFVVFCLAASCVYLVNDARDVEADRAHPTKRFRPIAAGVVPENLAYVLSVVLGVASLAISWFTAPNLALVMAVYIVIQLAYCFGLKHQAVLDICIVSSGFLIRAIAGGVAADIPLSRWFLLVMAFGSLFMAAGKRYAELQLAERTGAKIRKSLESYTSSYLRFVWTLAATSVVLCYGLWAFERDGGGGSWFAVSMVPFTIAILRYAIDIDGGQAGEPEDIALRDRVLQFLALAWIGSIGAAAVLN; encoded by the coding sequence GTGAGTGAAGAAGCAGCACCGGTCGCCGGGCCGCCCAAGAACCTCGCGTCCGGCATCGTCAAGGCGGTGCGGCCCCGGCAGTGGGTGAAGAACCTCCTGGTGCTGGCTGCGCCGCTGGCAGCGCTCGGCGGCGACGTCCGCTACGACTACCTGGAAGTCCTGACCAGGGTCGGGATCGCCTTCGTGGTCTTCTGCCTGGCGGCGTCCTGCGTTTACCTCGTCAACGATGCCCGCGACGTCGAAGCCGACCGGGCGCACCCGACGAAGCGTTTCCGTCCGATCGCCGCCGGCGTGGTGCCGGAGAACCTGGCCTACGTCCTGTCCGTCGTGCTCGGCGTGGCGTCGCTGGCGATCTCGTGGTTCACCGCCCCCAATCTGGCACTGGTGATGGCGGTCTACATCGTCATCCAGCTGGCCTACTGCTTCGGGCTCAAACATCAAGCGGTGCTTGATATCTGCATCGTGTCGTCCGGCTTCCTGATCCGCGCGATCGCCGGTGGCGTCGCCGCCGACATCCCGCTGTCGCGGTGGTTCCTGCTGGTGATGGCCTTCGGCTCGCTGTTCATGGCCGCGGGCAAGCGGTATGCCGAACTGCAGCTGGCCGAACGCACGGGCGCCAAGATTCGCAAGTCCCTGGAGAGCTACACCAGCAGTTACCTGCGCTTCGTGTGGACGTTGGCGGCCACCTCGGTGGTGCTCTGCTACGGCTTGTGGGCCTTCGAGCGCGACGGCGGGGGCGGGTCGTGGTTCGCGGTGTCGATGGTCCCGTTCACCATCGCGATCCTGCGATACGCCATCGATATCGACGGCGGGCAGGCCGGCGAACCGGAGGACATCGCGTTGCGTGACCGCGTGCTGCAGTTCCTGGCGTTGGCGTGGATCGGATCGATCGGTGCCGCGGCCGTCCTCAACTGA
- a CDS encoding phosphatase PAP2 family protein: protein MPEAGIPEAPPVLVPPAGEDALLVAIQSALAPRPGVLPAATALSHFGEHAQGWLALAALGAVLRPQNRRAYVTAGVGALAAHAAAIAIKLAVGRRRPDHPAIAVNVGTPSKLSFPSAHATSSTAAAVLLGKASGLPLPAVIVPPMVLSRLVLGVHYPSDVATGVAVGGVVATLTSRIGRRMKESGS, encoded by the coding sequence ATGCCTGAGGCCGGTATACCGGAAGCGCCTCCGGTGCTGGTGCCACCCGCAGGCGAAGACGCGCTGCTGGTAGCCATTCAGTCGGCGCTGGCCCCGCGGCCCGGGGTACTGCCGGCTGCGACCGCGCTGTCGCACTTCGGTGAACACGCCCAGGGCTGGCTCGCCCTCGCCGCGCTGGGTGCGGTGTTGCGACCCCAGAATCGACGGGCATATGTCACCGCGGGGGTCGGGGCGTTGGCAGCGCACGCCGCCGCCATTGCGATCAAGCTGGCCGTCGGTAGGCGCAGACCCGACCATCCCGCCATCGCGGTGAACGTCGGCACGCCGAGCAAGCTGAGTTTCCCGTCCGCACATGCCACCTCCAGTACCGCCGCGGCTGTGCTGCTCGGCAAGGCCTCCGGACTGCCGCTGCCCGCGGTGATCGTGCCGCCGATGGTGCTGTCGCGCCTGGTGCTCGGTGTGCACTACCCCAGTGACGTGGCCACCGGTGTGGCCGTCGGCGGCGTGGTGGCTACGCTCACCTCTCGGATCGGTCGCCGCATGAAGGAGTCGGGCTCGTGA
- a CDS encoding glycosyltransferase, giving the protein MSDIPSGALDASESRAVSLLARVILPRPGEPLDVRKLYIEESDTNARRAHASTRTTLEIGQESEVSFATYFNAFPASYWRRWSTVQSVVLRVELTGTARVDVYRSKATGARITVGGTHVTGDPGSVGVAEFEIGLDPFEDGGWIWFDITTDTAVTVHHAGWYAPTAAPGRAHVAVGIPTFNRPADCVNALAALTSDPLVDEVISAVIVSDQGTQKAKDHPDFAAAAAALGDRLSIHNQPNLGGSGGYSRVMYEALKNTDCEQILFMDDDIRIEPDSILRALAFNRFAKTPTLVGGQMLNLQEPSHLHVMGEMVDQANFMWTNAVNTEYDHNFAKYPLNDEEEYRSRLLHRRIDVDYNGWWMCMIPRSVAEELGQPLPLFIKWDDADYGLRAGEHGYPTVTLPGAAIWHMAWSDKDDAIDWQAYFHLRNRLVVAAMHWDGNIRGLLASHLKATFKHLLCLEYSTVAIQNKAMDDFLAGPEHIFSILESALPDVRSMRQQYPDAVVLPSATALPAPSDKRWRRKVTIPTGPAAISWRLARGVLHQLTEQDPEHHRRPQINVATQDARWFSLCRVDGVTVTTADGRGVVYRQRDREKMFTLLSESVKRQARLARKFNRMRREYRAALPVLTSKQKWETVLLDSSPEASNA; this is encoded by the coding sequence ATGAGTGACATCCCATCCGGCGCGCTCGACGCGAGTGAGTCGCGGGCGGTCAGCCTGCTCGCCCGCGTCATCCTGCCCCGCCCCGGCGAGCCGCTGGACGTCCGCAAGCTCTACATCGAAGAGTCGGACACCAACGCCCGTCGTGCCCATGCCAGCACCCGCACCACGCTGGAGATCGGCCAAGAGTCCGAAGTGTCGTTCGCGACGTACTTCAACGCCTTCCCGGCCAGCTACTGGCGCCGGTGGTCGACCGTGCAATCGGTGGTGCTACGGGTCGAACTGACCGGCACCGCGCGGGTGGACGTCTACCGGTCCAAGGCCACCGGCGCGCGGATCACTGTTGGGGGCACCCATGTGACGGGCGACCCCGGCAGCGTGGGGGTCGCCGAATTCGAGATCGGTCTCGACCCGTTCGAAGACGGCGGCTGGATCTGGTTCGACATCACCACCGACACGGCGGTGACCGTGCACCACGCCGGGTGGTACGCGCCCACCGCTGCCCCCGGGCGCGCGCATGTCGCGGTCGGCATCCCGACTTTCAACCGGCCCGCCGACTGTGTGAACGCCCTGGCGGCGCTGACGTCGGATCCGTTGGTCGACGAGGTGATCAGCGCCGTGATCGTGTCCGATCAGGGCACTCAGAAAGCCAAGGACCACCCGGATTTCGCAGCTGCGGCCGCGGCTCTGGGCGACCGGCTCTCGATTCACAACCAGCCCAACCTCGGTGGGTCCGGCGGTTACAGCCGGGTGATGTACGAGGCGCTGAAAAACACCGACTGCGAACAGATCCTGTTCATGGACGACGACATCCGCATCGAGCCGGACTCGATCCTGCGGGCGCTGGCCTTCAACCGCTTCGCCAAGACCCCCACGCTGGTCGGCGGCCAGATGCTCAACCTGCAGGAGCCGAGTCACCTGCATGTGATGGGCGAGATGGTCGACCAGGCGAATTTCATGTGGACCAACGCCGTCAACACCGAGTACGACCACAACTTCGCCAAATACCCGCTCAACGACGAAGAGGAATACCGCAGCAGGCTGCTGCACCGCCGGATCGACGTCGACTACAACGGCTGGTGGATGTGCATGATCCCGCGGTCGGTGGCCGAGGAGCTCGGTCAGCCGCTGCCGTTGTTCATCAAGTGGGACGACGCCGACTACGGCCTGCGCGCCGGCGAACACGGTTACCCCACCGTCACGCTGCCCGGTGCGGCGATCTGGCACATGGCCTGGAGTGACAAGGACGACGCCATCGACTGGCAGGCCTATTTCCACCTGCGTAACCGGCTGGTGGTGGCGGCCATGCACTGGGACGGCAACATCCGCGGACTGCTCGCCAGCCATCTCAAGGCGACTTTCAAACACCTTCTCTGCCTTGAGTATTCGACGGTCGCCATCCAGAACAAGGCGATGGACGACTTCCTGGCGGGGCCGGAGCACATCTTCTCCATCCTGGAATCCGCACTGCCCGACGTGCGCAGCATGCGCCAGCAGTACCCCGACGCCGTGGTGCTGCCGAGCGCGACGGCGCTGCCCGCGCCCTCTGACAAGCGGTGGCGCAGGAAGGTGACCATCCCGACCGGCCCGGCGGCCATCTCCTGGCGGCTGGCCCGGGGCGTGCTACACCAGCTCACCGAGCAGGATCCCGAGCATCACCGGCGCCCGCAGATCAACGTCGCCACCCAGGACGCCCGATGGTTCTCCCTGTGCCGGGTGGACGGGGTCACCGTCACCACCGCCGACGGACGCGGTGTGGTCTACCGGCAGCGCGATCGGGAAAAGATGTTCACCCTGCTCTCGGAGTCGGTGAAACGCCAAGCGCGCCTCGCCCGCAAGTTCAACCGCATGCGCCGCGAGTACCGTGCCGCGCTTCCGGTGCTCACCAGCAAGCAGAAGTGGGAGACGGTGCTGCTGGACTCCAGCCCCGAAGCCAGCAATGCCTGA
- the glf gene encoding UDP-galactopyranose mutase: MTAPEPRVSTPTPARGRRPQPDGRYDLIIVGSGFFGLTIAERVATQLDKRVLVVERRSHIGGNAYSEAEPQTGIEVHKYGAHLFHTSNKRVWDYVRQFTEFTGYQHRVYAMHAGQAYQFPMGLGLVSQFFGRYFTPDEARALIKEQSSEIATAEAQNLEEKAISLIGRPLYEAFVKGYTAKQWQTDPVELPAAVINRLPVRYTFDNRYFNDTYEGLPVDGYTAWLQNMAADDRIEVRLDTDWFDVRDGLRAESPSAPVVYTGPLDRYFDYAEGRLGWRTLDFEVDVLATGDFQGTPVMNYNDPDVPFTRIHEFRHFHPERDYPTDKTVIMREFSRFAEDNDEPYYPINTESDRELLATYRAKARDETAESKVLFGGRLGTYQYLDMHMAIASALNMYDNILAPHLIDGAPLGETATGSAHP; the protein is encoded by the coding sequence ATGACTGCACCTGAACCGCGGGTCTCTACGCCCACCCCCGCACGCGGGAGGCGCCCCCAGCCCGACGGGCGCTATGACCTCATAATTGTCGGGTCCGGATTCTTCGGCCTGACAATCGCCGAGCGCGTCGCGACCCAGCTCGACAAACGAGTGCTCGTCGTCGAACGGCGGTCCCACATCGGCGGCAACGCCTACTCCGAGGCCGAACCGCAGACCGGCATCGAAGTCCACAAATACGGCGCCCATCTGTTCCACACCTCCAACAAGCGGGTGTGGGACTACGTACGTCAGTTCACCGAGTTCACCGGCTACCAACATCGGGTGTATGCGATGCACGCCGGGCAGGCCTACCAGTTCCCGATGGGGCTGGGCCTGGTCTCACAGTTCTTCGGGCGCTACTTCACCCCCGACGAAGCCCGGGCGCTGATCAAGGAGCAGTCCTCCGAGATCGCGACCGCCGAAGCGCAGAACCTCGAGGAGAAGGCGATCTCCCTGATCGGACGCCCGCTCTACGAAGCGTTCGTCAAGGGCTACACCGCCAAACAGTGGCAAACCGATCCGGTGGAACTGCCCGCTGCTGTCATCAACAGGTTGCCGGTGCGCTACACCTTCGACAATCGCTACTTCAACGACACCTACGAAGGTCTGCCCGTCGACGGGTACACCGCCTGGTTGCAGAACATGGCCGCCGACGACCGGATCGAGGTGCGCCTGGACACCGACTGGTTCGACGTGCGTGACGGCCTGCGCGCGGAGAGCCCGTCGGCGCCGGTGGTCTACACCGGGCCGCTGGATCGTTACTTCGACTATGCCGAAGGCCGACTCGGTTGGCGCACACTGGATTTCGAAGTCGACGTACTCGCCACCGGCGACTTCCAGGGCACCCCGGTGATGAACTACAACGACCCGGACGTGCCCTTCACCCGCATCCACGAGTTCCGGCACTTCCATCCCGAACGGGACTACCCCACGGACAAGACGGTCATCATGCGGGAGTTCTCCCGCTTCGCCGAGGACAACGACGAACCGTACTACCCGATCAACACCGAATCCGATCGGGAACTGCTGGCCACCTACCGCGCCAAAGCCAGGGACGAAACCGCGGAGTCGAAGGTGCTTTTCGGGGGCCGGCTCGGCACCTATCAGTACCTCGACATGCACATGGCGATCGCCAGTGCGCTCAACATGTACGACAACATCCTGGCGCCGCACCTCATCGATGGTGCACCGTTGGGCGAGACAGCCACAGGAAGTGCACACCCATGA
- a CDS encoding N-acetylmuramoyl-L-alanine amidase, with amino-acid sequence MPRRRPAPLLLLTAIAASVVLVPWAIDGVPPGVDVPQAADTRLIEEPLAGLGGGETIRELSQDTPFSMVALTGDDLTGTEAKVRAKQGDGSWGPWYDTETLEGPNSEDAAGGHRRGTDPVFVGLTTAVQIAVTRPPGAPVTTVPPEQPDSGALGYVPASTERSLAQNMSAILITPPQAPPDVGFTPPVGVLAPGQPPSVISRAQWGADESLKCGNPRYDKSVRAAVVHHTAGSNDYAPEDSAAMVRAAYAYHTRTLGWCDIAYNALVDKYGQVFEGRAGGLDRPVEGSHTGGFNTDTWGVAMIGDFRVVPPTDILVRTVGRLLGWRLGLDHVDPKNFVQLTSAGGAYTHFPRGFTPTLPTIFTHRDVGNTECPGDAAYAAMNQIRDIAARFNDQPGPMTLEDRLRGGAIHSKWKRMGGEISPLGAPRGPEAAATGNARYVSFTRGAIYWSPESGAQPVGGAIYDAWASLGYERGLLGLPTSGEIREPQWIKQNFQHGTLNFDRETGLVTRVVDGVAQELPPLGPEGPPVQLERFTPIRLD; translated from the coding sequence GTGCCACGTCGCCGTCCCGCACCACTTCTACTACTCACCGCCATCGCGGCGTCAGTAGTCCTTGTCCCGTGGGCCATTGACGGCGTGCCCCCTGGCGTCGACGTACCCCAGGCGGCCGATACCCGGCTCATCGAGGAACCCCTGGCAGGCCTCGGCGGTGGGGAAACCATCCGCGAACTCTCGCAGGACACCCCGTTCTCGATGGTCGCACTCACCGGCGACGACCTGACCGGCACCGAAGCCAAGGTCCGCGCCAAACAGGGCGACGGGTCCTGGGGCCCCTGGTACGACACCGAAACGCTGGAGGGACCCAACTCCGAGGACGCCGCAGGCGGTCACCGCCGCGGCACCGACCCGGTGTTCGTCGGCCTCACCACGGCAGTGCAGATCGCAGTCACCCGACCGCCCGGCGCGCCGGTCACCACGGTACCGCCGGAGCAGCCCGACAGCGGCGCGCTCGGGTACGTGCCCGCCTCCACCGAACGCTCCCTGGCGCAGAACATGTCGGCCATCCTGATCACCCCGCCGCAGGCGCCACCGGATGTGGGCTTCACCCCGCCGGTCGGTGTGCTGGCCCCCGGCCAGCCGCCCAGCGTCATCAGCCGGGCGCAGTGGGGTGCCGACGAGTCGCTCAAGTGCGGAAACCCCCGCTACGACAAGAGTGTCCGTGCCGCCGTCGTCCACCACACCGCCGGCAGCAACGACTACGCACCCGAGGATTCCGCGGCGATGGTCCGCGCGGCCTACGCGTACCACACCCGCACCCTGGGCTGGTGCGACATCGCCTACAACGCCCTGGTCGACAAATACGGGCAGGTGTTCGAGGGCCGCGCAGGCGGACTGGACCGGCCCGTCGAGGGCTCCCACACCGGCGGCTTCAACACCGACACCTGGGGAGTCGCGATGATCGGTGACTTCCGGGTTGTCCCGCCCACTGACATCCTGGTCCGGACCGTCGGCCGACTGTTGGGCTGGCGGCTCGGCCTGGACCACGTCGACCCGAAGAATTTTGTGCAGCTGACCTCGGCCGGAGGGGCCTACACGCACTTCCCCCGCGGCTTCACGCCGACCCTGCCGACGATCTTCACCCACCGCGACGTCGGCAACACCGAGTGCCCGGGCGACGCCGCATATGCCGCCATGAACCAGATCCGCGACATCGCGGCACGATTCAACGACCAGCCGGGCCCCATGACCCTCGAGGACCGGCTTCGCGGCGGAGCCATCCACAGCAAGTGGAAGCGGATGGGCGGGGAAATCAGCCCGCTCGGAGCACCGCGGGGCCCCGAGGCTGCGGCGACGGGCAACGCCCGGTACGTGAGCTTCACCCGGGGCGCCATCTACTGGTCACCCGAGAGTGGTGCCCAACCCGTCGGCGGCGCCATTTACGACGCCTGGGCGTCGCTGGGTTATGAACGCGGCCTGCTGGGCCTGCCGACCAGCGGTGAAATCCGCGAACCGCAATGGATCAAGCAGAACTTCCAGCACGGCACGCTGAACTTCGACCGGGAGACCGGCCTGGTGACACGAGTGGTCGACGGTGTCGCACAGGAGCTGCCGCCCCTGGGCCCGGAGGGCCCGCCGGTGCAGCTGGAGCGCTTCACCCCGATCCGGCTCGACTAG
- a CDS encoding HAD family hydrolase gives MSSGEAPTLIATDVDGTLLDNDENITDRTRDAVLAAVDAGTTFVLATGRPPRWIHPVVDALGFAPMSVCANGAVLYDPATDRILSARTLSSDVLGALSEIALRVIPGAGLAVERVGRSAHDAATPQFVSSPGYEHAWLNPDNTEVSIEDLLSAPAVKLLIRKAGASSAEMAAELAKHIGIEGDITYSTNNGLIEIVPLGISKATGVEEVATPLGVSARQIITFGDMPNDVPMLRWAGRGVAMGNAHPEAMAAADEVTAPNYEDGLAQVLERWWG, from the coding sequence TTGAGCAGCGGTGAGGCACCGACCCTGATCGCCACCGACGTCGACGGCACCCTGCTCGACAACGACGAGAACATCACCGACCGGACCCGTGACGCGGTGCTCGCGGCTGTGGACGCCGGTACGACGTTCGTGCTCGCCACCGGGCGGCCGCCGCGCTGGATACACCCGGTGGTGGATGCGTTGGGGTTCGCCCCGATGTCGGTGTGCGCCAACGGGGCAGTGCTCTACGACCCCGCCACCGACCGGATTCTGTCGGCACGCACGTTGTCCTCGGACGTACTCGGCGCGCTTTCAGAAATCGCGTTGCGGGTGATTCCCGGGGCCGGCCTGGCGGTGGAGCGTGTCGGCCGCAGCGCCCATGACGCCGCGACTCCGCAGTTCGTCAGCTCACCGGGCTACGAGCACGCCTGGCTGAACCCGGACAACACCGAGGTGTCTATCGAGGATCTGCTCAGCGCGCCGGCCGTCAAGCTGCTGATCCGCAAGGCGGGTGCGAGCAGCGCCGAGATGGCTGCCGAGCTCGCCAAGCACATCGGTATCGAGGGCGATATCACCTACAGCACCAATAACGGCCTCATCGAGATCGTCCCGTTGGGCATCAGCAAGGCCACCGGTGTCGAGGAGGTGGCCACCCCGCTGGGCGTGTCTGCCCGGCAGATCATCACCTTCGGTGACATGCCCAACGACGTGCCGATGCTGCGATGGGCGGGCCGCGGTGTCGCCATGGGCAACGCTCATCCGGAGGCGATGGCCGCTGCCGACGAGGTGACCGCGCCGAACTACGAGGATGGTCTGGCCCAGGTGCTCGAACGCTGGTGGGGCTGA
- a CDS encoding lysophospholipid acyltransferase family protein — protein MEPVYRTLEIAAEVVVRVFGTEITFDGLEHIPQTGGAVVAINHISYTDWLFAALAAKRRSRRMRFMIKAEMTQVKLVNFLITHTKTIPVNRRAGADAYVTAVARLREGELVGVFPEATISRSFELKGFKTGAARMSVEAQVPVVPLIVWGGQRIWTKDQPKKLGHNNFPITVAVGPALAPAGPAEAANGSIRAAMTAVLDRVQRDYEHGDGEYWVPRRLGGTAPTPEEATVLDQAELAERARRQAGRD, from the coding sequence ATGGAGCCGGTTTACCGAACTCTCGAGATCGCGGCTGAGGTCGTCGTCAGAGTGTTCGGTACCGAGATCACCTTCGACGGCCTCGAACACATCCCGCAGACCGGCGGGGCGGTGGTGGCGATCAACCACATCAGCTATACCGACTGGTTGTTCGCGGCGCTGGCCGCGAAACGGCGCAGCCGCCGGATGCGTTTCATGATCAAAGCCGAGATGACACAAGTGAAGCTGGTCAATTTTCTGATCACCCACACCAAGACCATCCCCGTCAACCGTCGAGCTGGGGCTGATGCGTATGTCACGGCGGTGGCGCGACTGCGGGAAGGTGAACTGGTGGGGGTGTTCCCGGAGGCGACGATCAGTCGCAGCTTCGAATTGAAGGGCTTCAAGACGGGTGCGGCGAGGATGTCGGTGGAGGCTCAGGTGCCCGTCGTGCCACTGATTGTGTGGGGTGGCCAACGCATCTGGACCAAGGATCAACCGAAGAAGTTGGGACACAACAACTTTCCGATTACTGTCGCAGTGGGCCCAGCGTTGGCGCCGGCTGGGCCTGCTGAGGCGGCCAACGGCTCGATCCGCGCGGCGATGACCGCGGTTCTGGATCGGGTACAACGTGACTATGAACATGGCGACGGTGAGTACTGGGTGCCGCGGCGCCTCGGTGGGACCGCGCCGACGCCCGAGGAGGCAACAGTGCTGGATCAGGCGGAGCTCGCAGAGCGAGCGCGCAGGCAGGCGGGACGAGATTGA